In the genome of Syngnathoides biaculeatus isolate LvHL_M chromosome 14, ASM1980259v1, whole genome shotgun sequence, one region contains:
- the LOC133512005 gene encoding ADP-ribosylation factor-like protein 4C has translation MGVGASGLTSTLHIVMLGLDSAGKTTVLYRLKLNEFVNTVPTIGFNAEKVRLHGGVAFHVWDVGGQEKLRPLWRSYSRAADGLVYVVDSVDAERLEEARTELHKVTRLAENRGAPLLVIANKQDLPRSLTVEAIERGLGLGELAPATRYHVQPACAIIGEGLREGMDKLTRMIHDRRKSLAGGKRQRHNVR, from the exons ATGGGGGTCGGGGCGTCCGGGCTGACGTCGACCCTGCACATCGTCATGCTGGGTCTGGACTCGGCGGGCAAGACGACGGTGCTGTACCGGCTCAAGCTCAACGAGTTCGTCAACACGGTGCCCACCATCGGCTTCAACGCCGAGAAGGTGCGCCTGCACGGCGGCGTCGCCTTCCACGTGTGGGACGTGGGCGGCCAGGAGAAGCTGCGGCCGCTCTGGAGGTCGTACAGCCGGGCCGCCGACGGGCTCGTCTACGTCGTGGACTCCGTGGACGCCGAGCGGCTGGAGGAGGCGCGCACCGAGCTGCACAAG GTGACGCGACTGGCCGAGAACCGCGGCGCCCCGCTGCTCGTCATCGCCAACAAGCAGGACCTGCCGCGCTCGCTGACGGTGGAGGCCATCGAGCGGGGCCTGGGCCTCGGGGAGCTGGCGCCCGCCACCCGCTACCACGTGCAGCCCGCCTGCGCCATCATCGGCGAGGGGCTCCGCGAGGGCATGGACAAACTCACGCGCATGATACACGACCGGCGAAAAAGCCTCGCCGGCGGCAAGCGGCAACGGCACAACGTCAGGTGA
- the LOC133512344 gene encoding trace amine-associated receptor 7e-like yields MVPSLLPHDGNRGPIGALLSTAGQHLLREALVRLVRRRLHTPTNFLLLSLAVSDLLVGLLVWPGEVYLEKSCWTHGDIPCSVYNFVSFTVTSTSVGNMVLISADRYVAICDPLHYTGRVTVKRIQLCVCLCWFSSLLLSSILIKDDLVHPGMYSSCYGECVIHIDYTAAVFDLVMTFVLPLSVIVVLYMKVFVVAVSQARATRSRVTHGKATTSLPMRAKKSELKAARTLGVVVLVFLMCFCPYYCVTLAGDSSPSVSHVLNVYYMNSCLNPLIYVWLYPWFRRAVKHIVTLRILQPGSSGDNAL; encoded by the exons ATGGTCCCGTCTCTTCTTCCTCACGATGGAAACCGAGGACCAATCGGAGCTCTGCTTTCCACAGCTGGCCAACATCTCCTGCGCGAAGCCCTCGTCCGGTTGGTCCGAAG GCGGCTCCACACCCCCAccaacttcctcctcctctctctggCCGTTTCTGACTTACTGGTGGGCCTCCTGGTGTGGCCCGGTGAGGTCTACCTGGAAAAATCCTGCTGGACTCACGGAGATATTCCCTGTTCCGTGTATAACTTCGTCTCCTTCACGGTGACGTCGACCTCGGTGGGCAACATGGTGCTGATATCGGCCGACCGCTACGTTGCCATCTGCGATCCTCTGCATTACACCGGCAGAGTGACCGTGAAAAGAATTCaactttgtgtttgtctctgCTGGTTCTCGTCTCTCCTCTTGAGTAGCATCTTGATCAAGGACGATCTTGTGCATCCCGGAATGTATTCTTCATGCtacggagagtgcgtcatccacaTTGACTACACCGCGGCGGTTTTTGACCTGGTGATGACCTTTGTCCTCCCTCTGAGCGTCATCGTCGTTCTGTACATGAAAGTGTTCGTGGTCGCCGTCTCCCAGGCGAGAGCCACGCGCTCTCGTGTCACGCACGGCAAAGCGACGACGTCCCTCCCGATGCGAGCCAAGAAATCCGAGTTGAAAGCGGCCAGGACTCTCGGTGTGGTGGTCTTGGTTTTCCTGATGTGCTTCTGCCCGTATTACTGCGTCACGCTAGCTGGCGACAGCTCGCCGAGTGTCTCGCACGTGCTCAACGTGTACTACATGAACTCCTGTTTGAATCCTTTGATATATGTGTGGTTGTACCCGTGGTTTAGGAGAGCCGTTAAACACATCGTCACGCTGCGAATACTGCAGCCCGGTTCCTCGGGGGACAACGCGCTGTAG